Proteins encoded together in one Synechococcus sp. A15-62 window:
- a CDS encoding urease accessory protein UreF — MTSLALLQLVSPALPVGAFSYSEGLEVLIQAGSIADEQAIQAWLEAELQRGAVRLEAAALRPLAEALVGWSTQADAAAKARLIDLDGWLMATREAAELRAQQRQMGMSLLQLMSDMGYDLPEPVVLNWPAAWAWAAVGLSVPAGDMVEGYLYGWVANQLSASVRLLPLGPSRAQVLQQRLLPLIASQAQLLLAVDPQQLWSSGVGAGIAQLAHAELYSRLFRS; from the coding sequence ATGACGTCCCTCGCCTTGCTGCAACTGGTCAGCCCGGCCCTGCCCGTGGGTGCCTTCAGCTACTCCGAGGGGTTGGAGGTGTTGATTCAGGCGGGTTCCATCGCCGATGAGCAGGCGATCCAGGCTTGGTTGGAGGCTGAACTGCAACGGGGCGCGGTGCGGTTGGAAGCTGCGGCGTTGAGGCCTCTGGCGGAGGCTTTGGTGGGGTGGTCCACCCAGGCCGACGCGGCGGCTAAGGCGCGCCTGATCGATCTGGATGGTTGGCTGATGGCCACCCGCGAGGCCGCGGAGCTGCGAGCGCAGCAGCGTCAGATGGGGATGTCGCTGCTGCAGTTGATGTCGGATATGGGGTACGACCTGCCTGAACCTGTGGTCTTGAACTGGCCAGCGGCCTGGGCCTGGGCCGCTGTGGGCTTGTCGGTTCCAGCAGGAGACATGGTGGAGGGGTACCTCTACGGCTGGGTTGCCAATCAGCTCAGTGCCTCGGTGCGGCTGTTGCCGTTGGGTCCCTCCCGAGCGCAGGTGCTGCAGCAGCGGCTGTTGCCGCTGATTGCCTCCCAAGCGCAGCTGCTTCTGGCGGTTGATCCTCAGCAGCTCTGGAGCAGTGGCGTGGGTGCGGGCATTGCTCAGCTTGCCCATGCTGAGCTGTATTCACGCCTGTTTCGAAGCTGA
- the ureE gene encoding urease accessory protein UreE, with the protein MTDAVVVLEQRLQNSSATATLKLPLTAEERTVLRGRRTTSCGRPVLLQLPREGSLQPGDLLGDQSCLNVVEVTAAPEALLRVQGSHPLELLQAAYHLGNRHVALELHEQELLLPEDSVLATMLEGRGLTVSRCLQPFAPEGGAYGGHQHG; encoded by the coding sequence GTGACGGATGCGGTGGTCGTGCTGGAGCAGCGCCTGCAGAACAGCAGTGCCACGGCAACCCTGAAGTTGCCGTTAACGGCCGAAGAGCGCACGGTGCTGCGGGGCCGTCGTACCACCTCCTGCGGTCGTCCGGTGCTGCTGCAGTTGCCCCGGGAGGGTTCTCTCCAGCCTGGTGATCTGCTGGGGGATCAGTCTTGTTTGAATGTTGTGGAGGTGACGGCAGCGCCGGAGGCGTTGCTACGGGTGCAGGGGTCGCATCCCTTGGAGCTGTTGCAGGCGGCTTATCACCTGGGCAATCGTCATGTCGCCCTGGAGCTACATGAGCAGGAGCTTTTGCTGCCAGAGGATTCCGTTCTCGCCACGATGCTGGAAGGGCGTGGCTTGACGGTCAGCCGCTGTCTGCAGCCGTTTGCTCCTGAAGGCGGTGCCTATGGAGGTCATCAGCACGGATGA
- a CDS encoding urease accessory protein UreD, giving the protein MQRLDPWHGRCDLQFHAANGSTKHQGGCTAPFKLLRSERGEDGRCELPVLHTAGGLVGGDQLSLDIKLGVNSRSLITSVAAQKVYGSIGRSRLQPQGCFARQQVRCALASGSDFEWLPQELVLYADALFEQQLTVSLPQDASFLSAEIVRLGRTAAGETLQQGRWRSSLTIQRLTASNSTWELADRVDLGGASLDSPHGLGGAPVFGTLVWAAPMAMGAETTATLLEGARADREGLTGTMRCGALNQGLIARYSGNSSRDARFWFSRIWERTRTIRGLTRPRIPRVWPLQELPLHRQTSTVNAFEAAAETH; this is encoded by the coding sequence ATGCAACGTCTTGATCCCTGGCACGGCCGCTGCGACCTGCAGTTTCATGCCGCCAACGGCAGCACCAAACACCAGGGGGGCTGCACAGCTCCGTTCAAGTTGCTTCGCAGTGAACGCGGTGAGGACGGACGCTGCGAGCTGCCGGTGCTGCACACCGCCGGAGGCCTCGTGGGCGGCGATCAACTGAGCCTGGACATCAAGCTTGGAGTCAACAGCCGCAGCCTGATCACCAGCGTGGCAGCGCAGAAGGTTTACGGGTCGATCGGCCGCAGCCGCCTGCAACCCCAGGGCTGCTTTGCCCGTCAACAGGTGCGCTGCGCGCTGGCCAGCGGCAGTGACTTCGAATGGCTGCCGCAGGAACTGGTGCTGTACGCCGATGCCCTGTTCGAGCAGCAGCTGACGGTGAGCCTGCCGCAGGACGCCTCCTTTCTCAGTGCAGAAATCGTGCGCTTGGGACGAACCGCAGCCGGTGAAACCCTGCAGCAGGGACGTTGGCGCTCGAGCCTCACCATTCAGCGCCTCACGGCCAGCAACTCAACCTGGGAGCTGGCGGATCGGGTGGACCTCGGCGGCGCCAGCCTGGACAGCCCGCATGGGTTGGGAGGCGCCCCGGTGTTCGGAACACTGGTTTGGGCCGCGCCGATGGCCATGGGTGCCGAAACAACAGCAACGCTGCTGGAGGGAGCGCGGGCCGACCGCGAGGGTCTGACGGGCACGATGCGCTGCGGCGCCCTGAATCAGGGCCTGATCGCCCGCTATTCGGGCAATTCGAGCCGTGATGCCCGCTTCTGGTTCAGCCGGATCTGGGAGCGAACGCGGACGATCCGGGGGCTGACACGGCCTCGCATCCCCAGGGTCTGGCCCCTGCAGGAACTGCCTCTGCACCGACAAACGTCCACCGTGAACGCTTTCGAGGCTGCAGCGGAGACACACTGA
- a CDS encoding urease subunit gamma gives MHLSPQEKDKLLIVTAALLAERRLNRGLKLNHPEAVAWLSFLVLEGARDGKSVAELMQEGTTWLRQDQVMEGVPELVHEVQIEAVFPDGTKLVTLHDPIR, from the coding sequence ATGCATCTCAGTCCCCAGGAAAAGGACAAGCTCCTGATCGTGACCGCGGCACTACTTGCCGAGCGGCGCTTGAACCGTGGCCTCAAGCTCAACCACCCCGAAGCGGTGGCCTGGCTCAGTTTTCTGGTGCTGGAAGGCGCCCGTGACGGCAAGAGCGTGGCGGAGCTGATGCAGGAAGGCACCACCTGGCTGCGTCAGGACCAGGTGATGGAGGGGGTGCCCGAGCTCGTGCATGAGGTGCAGATCGAGGCCGTCTTCCCCGATGGCACCAAGCTCGTCACCCTGCACGACCCGATTCGCTGA
- a CDS encoding urease subunit beta, whose protein sequence is MAPLIPGELLPEPGELELNAGRPVTTLSVSNSGDRPVQVGSHFHFAEANAALQFDRAAARGQRLDIPAGTAIRFEPGDSRDVNLIPFAGARRVIGFNGQINGPLDV, encoded by the coding sequence ATGGCACCTCTCATTCCAGGCGAACTGCTTCCCGAACCGGGTGAACTGGAGCTGAATGCAGGCCGGCCCGTCACCACGCTGAGCGTCTCCAACAGCGGAGATAGGCCCGTACAGGTGGGCTCCCATTTCCATTTCGCCGAAGCCAATGCCGCCCTGCAGTTCGACCGGGCCGCAGCCCGCGGTCAACGGCTCGACATCCCCGCCGGCACCGCCATCCGCTTCGAACCCGGCGACAGCCGCGACGTGAACCTGATTCCCTTCGCCGGTGCGCGACGCGTCATCGGCTTCAACGGCCAAATCAACGGACCCCTCGACGTCTGA
- the ureC gene encoding urease subunit alpha: MPYRISRQAYAETYGPTTGDRVRLADTDLILEVEKDYTVYGDEVKFGGGKVIRDGMGQSQAPRAEGAVDTVITNALILDWWGIVKADVGLKDGRIVGIGKAGNPDTQEGVTIVVGPGTEAIAGEGHILTAGGIDTHIHFICPQQIETALASGVTTLMGGGTGPATGTNATTCTPGAFHIGRMLQAAEGLPVNLGFFGKGNASTAEALEEQVRAGACGLKLHEDWGTTPATIDACLSVADRMDVQVCIHTDTLNEAGFVEDTIAAIKGRTIHTFHTEGAGGGHAPDIIKICGEANVLPSSTNPTRPYTRNTLEEHLDMLMVCHHLDPKIPEDVAFAESRIRRETIAAEDILHDLGAFSIIASDSQAMGRVGEVITRTFQTAHKMKVQRGALPEDSARNDNHRLKRYIAKVTINPALAHGISSEVGSIETGKLADLVLWKPGFFGIRPELVVKGGSIVWAQMGDANASIPTPGPVHGRPMFGAFGKALAPSCLTFVSEAAMDADIQRQLGLERTCMAVKETRSVGKSALKLNSALPKVSVDPQTYEVFADGELLTCEPAEVLPLAQRYLLL; the protein is encoded by the coding sequence ATGCCCTACCGCATCTCCCGCCAGGCCTACGCCGAGACCTACGGACCCACCACCGGCGACAGGGTTCGCCTGGCCGACACCGATCTGATCCTGGAAGTCGAGAAGGACTACACCGTCTACGGCGATGAGGTGAAGTTCGGCGGCGGCAAGGTGATCCGCGACGGCATGGGGCAATCCCAGGCCCCGCGAGCCGAAGGCGCCGTTGACACGGTGATCACCAATGCCCTGATCCTCGACTGGTGGGGCATCGTCAAAGCCGATGTCGGCCTCAAGGACGGCCGCATCGTGGGCATCGGCAAAGCCGGCAACCCCGACACCCAGGAAGGGGTGACGATCGTGGTGGGACCGGGAACCGAAGCCATCGCCGGGGAGGGCCACATCCTCACGGCCGGCGGCATCGACACCCACATCCACTTCATCTGCCCCCAGCAGATCGAAACGGCCCTGGCCAGTGGCGTCACCACCCTGATGGGGGGCGGCACCGGACCGGCCACTGGCACCAATGCCACCACCTGCACCCCCGGCGCCTTCCACATCGGGCGGATGCTCCAGGCCGCCGAAGGCCTGCCGGTGAACCTGGGCTTTTTCGGCAAAGGCAACGCCAGCACCGCAGAAGCGCTGGAAGAACAGGTGCGCGCCGGCGCCTGCGGCCTGAAGCTGCACGAAGACTGGGGCACCACCCCCGCCACCATCGATGCCTGCCTATCGGTGGCCGATCGGATGGATGTGCAGGTGTGCATCCACACCGACACCTTGAACGAAGCCGGCTTCGTCGAAGACACGATCGCCGCCATCAAGGGACGCACGATTCACACCTTCCACACCGAAGGTGCCGGCGGTGGCCATGCCCCGGACATCATCAAGATCTGCGGCGAGGCCAACGTGCTGCCGAGCAGCACCAATCCCACCCGGCCCTACACCCGCAACACGCTCGAGGAGCACCTCGACATGCTGATGGTGTGCCACCACCTCGATCCGAAGATCCCCGAGGACGTGGCCTTCGCCGAATCGCGGATCCGGCGCGAAACGATCGCCGCCGAAGACATCCTTCACGACCTGGGCGCCTTCTCGATCATCGCCAGCGACTCCCAGGCCATGGGCCGCGTGGGCGAGGTGATCACCCGCACCTTCCAGACCGCCCACAAGATGAAGGTGCAGCGCGGTGCCCTGCCGGAAGACTCCGCTCGCAACGACAACCACCGGCTCAAGCGCTACATCGCCAAGGTGACGATCAACCCGGCGTTGGCCCACGGCATCAGCAGCGAAGTGGGGTCGATCGAAACCGGCAAGCTCGCCGATCTGGTGCTGTGGAAGCCGGGCTTCTTCGGCATTCGCCCGGAACTGGTGGTGAAGGGCGGTTCGATCGTCTGGGCCCAGATGGGCGATGCCAACGCCTCGATTCCCACCCCAGGCCCGGTGCACGGCCGGCCGATGTTCGGCGCCTTCGGCAAGGCGCTGGCGCCCAGTTGTCTCACCTTCGTGAGCGAAGCGGCGATGGATGCCGACATCCAACGCCAACTGGGCCTGGAACGCACCTGCATGGCGGTGAAGGAGACCCGGAGCGTGGGCAAGAGCGCCCTCAAGCTGAATTCAGCGCTGCCCAAGGTGAGTGTGGACCCGCAGACCTATGAGGTGTTCGCCGACGGTGAACTGCTCACCTGTGAGCCCGCCGAGGTGCTGCCCCTCGCCCAGCGCTACCTGCTGCTTTGA
- a CDS encoding type 1 glutamine amidotransferase encodes MVQHVDHENAALVGELALQRGLTLKILRPDRGDPLPDPRTCANSIALVLGGPMSVNDREQPCMDWLRQELDWLRAWHQQRRPVLGICLGAQLLAVAAGGSVQPLQVGAPPQQLKELGLGAIHWVANPSDEALLKGQPSSTLVLHWHGDRIQLPTDATLLGSSLHCAEQVFRLGAHAIGLQCHLEIDGDALERWIANDHDYVVSALGAEGPGRLTRDWRKLGATLQEQGRNFFNAVLDQLIEISQAD; translated from the coding sequence GTGGTCCAACATGTTGACCACGAAAACGCCGCACTGGTGGGAGAACTGGCGCTGCAACGGGGCCTGACACTCAAAATCCTGAGGCCCGACCGGGGCGACCCACTGCCGGACCCCAGGACATGTGCGAACAGCATCGCCCTTGTGCTCGGTGGCCCGATGAGCGTCAACGATCGCGAGCAACCATGCATGGACTGGTTGCGGCAGGAACTGGACTGGTTGAGGGCCTGGCACCAGCAACGCCGACCGGTGCTGGGCATCTGCCTGGGGGCACAGCTCCTGGCTGTGGCTGCAGGAGGCAGCGTGCAACCGCTGCAGGTGGGAGCACCACCACAGCAGCTGAAGGAACTGGGCCTCGGCGCGATTCACTGGGTCGCAAATCCCAGTGATGAGGCCCTGCTCAAGGGGCAACCAAGCAGCACTCTGGTGCTGCATTGGCATGGCGATCGCATCCAACTGCCGACTGATGCAACCCTGCTGGGTTCGTCGCTGCACTGCGCCGAACAGGTGTTTCGACTCGGAGCCCATGCCATTGGCCTGCAATGCCACCTCGAGATCGACGGCGATGCGCTTGAACGCTGGATCGCCAACGACCACGACTACGTGGTGAGCGCCCTTGGAGCTGAAGGACCCGGTCGCCTGACCCGGGACTGGCGCAAGCTGGGCGCCACGCTCCAGGAACAAGGCCGAAACTTCTTCAATGCTGTGCTCGATCAACTGATTGAGATCAGCCAGGCCGACTAA
- a CDS encoding DUF4278 domain-containing protein has protein sequence MTTLLYRGHQYQQNNATQGKPGVQLVYRRNVYQARQINNHRTPVQLVYRGVGYTR, from the coding sequence ATGACCACCCTTCTCTACCGCGGGCATCAGTACCAGCAAAACAACGCCACTCAGGGCAAGCCCGGGGTGCAGCTCGTTTACCGCCGCAACGTGTACCAAGCCCGCCAGATCAACAACCATCGCACTCCGGTGCAGCTCGTTTACCGCGGCGTGGGCTACACGCGCTAG
- a CDS encoding DUF1028 domain-containing protein, whose protein sequence is MTFSILARDPSNGRFGVAVATCHLAVGSTVPHIRAGVGAVATQAHTNPYLGICGLERLEQSSDAESVLASLLADDQHRNRRQFHLIDLDGRTACWTGQDCGPWAGHRHQRDLSVAGNCLVDEGVLAAMEQAFLTSDPSLKLGRRLMLALLAGEASGGDHRSPFCTSAAVQVSGEAAFPLLDLRVDFHERAVEQLMEVYERSQALWAQEWRDELSELPMLNRLVA, encoded by the coding sequence GTGACTTTTTCGATCCTGGCCCGTGATCCCAGCAACGGTCGCTTCGGCGTGGCGGTTGCCACCTGTCATCTGGCTGTTGGGTCCACCGTGCCTCACATCCGCGCCGGGGTTGGTGCCGTCGCCACCCAGGCCCACACCAATCCGTATCTGGGGATTTGTGGCCTTGAGCGCCTGGAGCAGAGTTCGGATGCTGAGAGCGTTCTGGCCAGCCTTCTTGCGGATGATCAGCACCGTAACCGGCGTCAGTTTCACCTGATCGATCTGGACGGTCGTACGGCCTGTTGGACGGGGCAGGATTGCGGCCCTTGGGCAGGGCATCGCCATCAGCGTGATCTGTCTGTTGCCGGCAATTGCTTGGTGGATGAGGGCGTGCTGGCAGCCATGGAGCAGGCCTTTCTCACCAGTGACCCCAGCTTGAAACTAGGCCGCCGCCTGATGCTGGCTCTGCTGGCCGGGGAAGCGTCCGGCGGTGACCATCGTTCTCCCTTCTGCACGTCAGCGGCGGTGCAGGTGAGCGGCGAAGCGGCTTTCCCGCTGTTGGATCTGCGCGTTGATTTTCACGAGCGCGCCGTGGAGCAGTTGATGGAGGTGTATGAGCGCAGTCAGGCCCTCTGGGCCCAGGAGTGGAGGGATGAACTGTCTGAGTTGCCGATGCTCAACCGTTTGGTGGCTTGA
- a CDS encoding Zn-dependent hydrolase: MPTLISASPTTPATGIEPSKFVARPNRDRLIGTIEQLASIGAKPDGSVCRRGFSPEDVQGRELLAHWMKQLGMQVRVDAAGNLIGRLEGLDPHRPALVTGSHLDTVPTGGRFDGALGVLAGLEACRALQDQGLRLRHGIELIAFADEESTMVGCKGLAGTASDDPGSYATSNGQPIQDNLARIGGHWPSLASARRSDEAYAAFLELHVEQGGVLEQRGDAIGVVEGVVGQRRFSINVKGQANHAGTTPMGLRQDALVAASRIVLAVEAMASRHPGDPVATVGRLEVWPNAANVVPGAVALTVDLRDVDPAVLDQLVEELMQQVENIGAETGCPIAVDPQFSVDPTPADAVVMATIAEAAADLGLSHSHLPSRASHDAQEVGRRWPMGMIFVPSRGGLSHSAAEFTSDEQCWAGTSVLLETLLRLDRQLP; this comes from the coding sequence TTGCCCACGCTCATCTCGGCTTCTCCGACCACCCCTGCAACCGGGATCGAGCCAAGCAAATTTGTCGCACGTCCGAACCGTGACCGGCTAATCGGAACGATTGAACAGTTGGCCAGTATTGGCGCTAAGCCCGACGGCAGCGTCTGTCGACGTGGGTTTTCGCCTGAGGATGTGCAGGGCCGTGAGTTGCTGGCCCACTGGATGAAGCAGCTCGGCATGCAGGTTCGTGTTGATGCTGCTGGCAACTTGATCGGACGCCTGGAGGGTCTCGATCCACACCGCCCTGCCCTGGTGACCGGGTCGCACCTCGACACGGTTCCCACTGGTGGACGCTTTGACGGTGCTCTGGGGGTGTTGGCCGGTCTGGAGGCTTGCCGCGCGCTTCAAGACCAGGGCCTGCGCCTGCGGCATGGCATCGAGTTGATCGCCTTTGCCGACGAGGAGTCGACCATGGTGGGCTGCAAGGGCTTGGCGGGCACGGCCTCCGATGACCCGGGGAGTTATGCCACCAGCAATGGCCAGCCTATTCAGGACAATCTGGCGCGCATCGGCGGGCATTGGCCCTCCCTGGCTTCGGCGCGACGCTCCGATGAGGCCTATGCCGCTTTCCTGGAGTTGCATGTTGAGCAAGGCGGTGTTCTCGAGCAACGCGGCGATGCCATCGGTGTTGTCGAGGGAGTTGTTGGTCAGCGTCGATTCAGCATCAATGTGAAGGGCCAGGCCAACCACGCCGGCACCACACCAATGGGATTGCGGCAGGACGCTCTCGTGGCGGCTTCGCGGATTGTTCTTGCCGTTGAGGCCATGGCCTCCCGTCATCCCGGAGATCCTGTGGCGACGGTGGGCCGACTGGAGGTTTGGCCCAATGCCGCCAACGTTGTTCCTGGTGCTGTCGCCCTGACGGTTGACCTCAGGGATGTGGATCCGGCCGTTCTCGATCAATTGGTGGAGGAGTTGATGCAGCAGGTGGAGAACATCGGTGCTGAAACGGGCTGTCCGATCGCGGTGGATCCCCAGTTCAGTGTTGATCCCACCCCTGCTGATGCTGTGGTGATGGCCACGATCGCGGAGGCCGCGGCCGATCTCGGCTTGTCTCACAGCCATCTCCCCAGTCGCGCCAGCCACGACGCGCAGGAGGTTGGCCGCCGTTGGCCGATGGGCATGATCTTTGTGCCCAGCCGGGGCGGCCTGAGTCATTCCGCTGCAGAGTTCACCAGTGACGAGCAGTGCTGGGCGGGCACCTCGGTGCTGCTGGAAACGTTGCTGCGGCTCGACCGTCAGCTGCCGTGA
- the asnB gene encoding asparagine synthase (glutamine-hydrolyzing): MCGIGGVFNADRQQTVDRQLLVNMAAIQAHRGPDGFGVEVLDQAGVGFCHARLSIIDLNESRARQPFLTDDGEVLMAHNGEFYDFQRIRADLTAQGVRFSSKSDSEILLRLYQRQGLEATLPLLRGEFAFALFDRAEDCLYLVRDRFGIKPQYWAMTPEGLVFGSELKVLFAHPAVERRFTSEGLFHQLMQTMVPGTTAFAGVHQVKPGHVLKVQRVNGHLEVSETTYWDVDFPRKDNRDPNRTEAEHIAAVRAALLEAVELRMVADVPVGCYLSGGIDSCSILGLASAVSQAPVKAFTIGFDDARYDESPIAREMAEATGAEQDLMRLSGQELYGHMERTIWHAERTIYNTLAVAKFLMSRHVNDVDYKVVMTGEGSDELFGGYPAFRRDMFLHGLDDLPQEERASWESLLQQSNALVQGAMLAENEVDDPDLDAVVGFTPSCLQPWLACAPLVPGLLAESHAAALKDYSPGKAIAEQLDADQLDGRHALDKAQYVWIKTMLEGQILTWGGDRVDMANSMEARPAFLDHHLAAVAVQVPPELRIKGKTEKYVLREAMAGLLPEVLYRREKFAFMAPPAHTEPEKWEQMKQLADDYLSDEAIDAAGLLSKAGVRALFLRHEDPATSDAERVQMDAVINHLLGVQMLHRMFVAEDVPALARREADRLGWRVLMPV, from the coding sequence ATGTGCGGAATCGGAGGTGTTTTCAACGCAGACCGTCAACAGACGGTGGACCGCCAGCTGCTGGTCAACATGGCGGCGATTCAGGCCCATCGCGGGCCCGATGGCTTTGGCGTTGAGGTGCTCGATCAGGCTGGCGTCGGCTTCTGCCATGCCCGCCTTTCGATCATTGACCTGAATGAGTCACGGGCGCGGCAGCCCTTCCTCACCGATGACGGTGAGGTGCTGATGGCTCATAACGGTGAGTTCTACGACTTCCAGCGGATTCGGGCTGACCTCACCGCCCAGGGGGTGCGCTTCAGCAGCAAGAGCGATTCCGAGATCTTGTTGCGGCTGTACCAACGCCAGGGCTTGGAGGCGACTCTGCCTTTGTTGCGCGGTGAGTTCGCCTTCGCCTTGTTTGATCGGGCTGAAGACTGCCTTTACCTGGTGCGGGATCGCTTCGGCATCAAACCGCAGTACTGGGCGATGACGCCGGAGGGTCTGGTGTTCGGTTCCGAATTGAAGGTGCTGTTTGCCCATCCGGCGGTGGAGCGACGCTTCACCTCGGAGGGTCTGTTTCACCAGTTGATGCAGACCATGGTTCCCGGCACCACAGCCTTTGCAGGGGTGCATCAGGTGAAGCCCGGCCATGTGCTGAAGGTGCAACGGGTGAATGGGCATCTGGAGGTGTCGGAGACCACCTACTGGGACGTCGACTTTCCGCGCAAGGACAATCGGGACCCCAACCGGACTGAGGCAGAGCACATCGCTGCCGTCCGTGCGGCGTTGCTGGAAGCCGTTGAGCTGCGCATGGTGGCCGATGTGCCGGTGGGTTGTTACCTCTCCGGCGGCATCGACAGCTGTTCGATCCTCGGCTTGGCCTCAGCGGTGAGCCAGGCACCGGTGAAGGCGTTCACGATCGGCTTCGATGACGCGCGCTATGACGAGTCGCCGATTGCCCGTGAGATGGCCGAGGCCACCGGCGCCGAGCAGGATCTGATGCGTCTCTCGGGTCAGGAGCTCTATGGCCACATGGAACGCACCATCTGGCATGCCGAGCGAACGATCTACAACACCTTGGCGGTGGCCAAGTTCTTGATGAGCCGCCACGTCAACGACGTGGATTACAAGGTTGTGATGACTGGCGAAGGCTCAGATGAGCTGTTCGGTGGTTACCCCGCCTTTCGCCGCGACATGTTCCTCCACGGTTTGGATGACCTGCCGCAGGAGGAGCGCGCCAGCTGGGAAAGCCTGTTGCAGCAGTCCAATGCCCTGGTGCAGGGGGCGATGCTGGCTGAAAACGAGGTGGATGACCCCGATCTTGATGCGGTGGTTGGCTTCACCCCCAGCTGCCTGCAGCCCTGGCTGGCCTGCGCGCCCTTGGTGCCTGGGCTTCTGGCGGAGTCCCATGCCGCAGCCCTGAAGGATTACTCCCCGGGCAAGGCGATTGCCGAGCAACTGGATGCGGATCAACTGGACGGGCGCCATGCCCTGGACAAGGCCCAGTACGTCTGGATCAAGACCATGCTGGAGGGCCAGATCCTCACCTGGGGCGGCGACCGGGTTGACATGGCCAATTCCATGGAGGCGCGACCCGCCTTCCTCGATCACCATCTGGCAGCGGTGGCGGTGCAGGTGCCGCCTGAACTCCGGATCAAGGGGAAAACTGAGAAATACGTGCTTCGGGAAGCCATGGCGGGCCTGTTGCCGGAGGTGTTGTACCGGCGTGAGAAATTCGCCTTCATGGCCCCGCCAGCCCACACGGAGCCTGAGAAGTGGGAGCAGATGAAGCAGCTCGCCGACGACTACCTCAGCGATGAGGCGATCGATGCCGCTGGTTTGTTGAGCAAAGCCGGTGTGCGCGCTTTGTTCTTGCGTCATGAGGATCCGGCCACCAGCGATGCGGAGCGTGTGCAGATGGATGCGGTGATCAATCACCTGCTGGGTGTGCAGATGCTGCACCGCATGTTTGTGGCCGAAGACGTGCCAGCCCTGGCCCGTCGGGAGGCGGACCGCCTGGGCTGGCGGGTGCTGATGCCTGTTTGA
- a CDS encoding aspartate carbamoyltransferase — protein MAQAKTAVVDASSVQIRFEPMGPDVYGQNQPQELLAAIAEDVEPLKDLVDQHVVSIQPFRPEVLLQVFRLAAKFESNPDRYCRHNTPLTGKILINAFYEPSTRTRLSFDSAWHRLGGTSINITDRATTGIAKGESLEDVAHMFNNYGDCVVLRDSDPGAVYAMTSTLRIPIINAGNGIDEHPTQAMADLYTIFKWRPKLAEAEVAPADRIRIGIVGIPSRMRTVRSLLRILAKFPQTVDEVVVIHSPELEPDQPLFDPGQLEELEACGMKVRSSTDLQAEVPDLDVVYINAIAWVGDSYEVHGGGFRLTRDMPFKPEAIVLHPLARGAELSTCLDDTPHNWYFSQARGAVFLRMALLTCMVDRAERVMDVI, from the coding sequence ATGGCACAGGCCAAAACAGCAGTTGTGGACGCGTCTTCGGTTCAGATTCGGTTTGAGCCGATGGGGCCCGATGTCTACGGGCAGAACCAACCCCAGGAGCTGCTGGCTGCCATCGCTGAAGACGTTGAGCCTTTGAAGGATTTGGTGGATCAGCACGTGGTGTCGATCCAACCGTTTCGCCCCGAGGTTTTGTTGCAGGTGTTTCGGCTGGCGGCGAAATTTGAGAGCAATCCAGATCGCTATTGCCGTCACAACACGCCGCTCACCGGCAAGATTCTGATCAACGCGTTTTACGAACCGAGCACGCGCACGCGGCTGTCTTTTGACAGTGCTTGGCACCGACTCGGCGGTACTTCCATCAACATCACCGACAGGGCCACCACAGGGATCGCCAAGGGCGAGTCTCTCGAAGATGTCGCCCATATGTTCAACAACTACGGCGATTGTGTGGTGCTTCGGGACAGCGATCCCGGTGCCGTTTACGCGATGACGTCCACCCTTCGGATCCCGATCATCAACGCTGGAAATGGGATCGATGAGCATCCCACCCAGGCGATGGCCGATCTATACACGATCTTCAAGTGGCGCCCCAAGCTTGCTGAAGCTGAAGTGGCACCCGCTGATCGGATTCGCATTGGGATTGTCGGAATCCCTTCGCGGATGCGAACGGTTCGCTCCCTGTTGAGGATCCTGGCCAAATTCCCGCAGACCGTGGACGAGGTGGTGGTGATTCACTCCCCCGAGTTGGAGCCGGATCAGCCGCTGTTCGACCCAGGACAGTTGGAGGAGCTTGAAGCTTGTGGGATGAAGGTGCGCTCCAGCACGGATCTTCAGGCTGAAGTGCCCGACTTGGATGTCGTTTACATCAATGCCATTGCCTGGGTCGGCGACTCCTATGAAGTACACGGCGGAGGATTCCGCCTCACCCGCGACATGCCGTTCAAACCGGAAGCGATCGTGCTCCATCCCTTGGCGCGGGGAGCGGAACTCAGCACCTGCCTGGATGACACGCCCCACAACTGGTATTTCAGCCAGGCCAGGGGAGCCGTGTTCCTGCGGATGGCCCTGCTCACCTGCATGGTGGATCGGGCCGAACGCGTGATGGATGTGATCTGA